The following proteins are encoded in a genomic region of Paenibacillus sp. FSL R7-0273:
- a CDS encoding restriction endonuclease, with protein MARRKSKVKQEEEFFEALAGLAALSLAVLGFFITKSIYGAMVGGGLGLVIVLSIMKYIHDKRAERLKKSGIADIDRMEGVQFEKYLGYLFRAQGYQTEVTKAAGDFGADLILQKESKKIVVQGKRYSSNVGIKAVQEAQASIAYYTASEAWVVSNSGYTAAAYDLARSNGVRLINREALIEMILVMNPGAVPAAKAVIAEVTADEFTCPKCGSKLVLRRGPRGEFYGCSSYPTCRHIKPIKAV; from the coding sequence ATGGCGCGGAGAAAAAGTAAAGTGAAACAGGAGGAAGAGTTCTTTGAGGCGCTGGCTGGACTGGCTGCGTTGTCTTTAGCTGTGTTAGGCTTTTTCATCACAAAATCTATCTATGGGGCTATGGTTGGAGGAGGTTTAGGGCTGGTTATTGTGCTTTCTATAATGAAGTACATCCATGACAAACGGGCTGAGCGTTTGAAGAAGTCCGGCATTGCAGACATTGACCGGATGGAAGGGGTACAGTTTGAGAAGTATTTAGGCTATTTATTCCGGGCACAGGGGTACCAAACGGAGGTTACCAAAGCAGCAGGTGATTTTGGTGCTGATCTAATCCTGCAAAAAGAAAGCAAAAAAATCGTGGTGCAAGGCAAACGTTACAGCAGCAATGTCGGAATCAAGGCGGTCCAGGAAGCACAAGCCTCAATCGCCTATTATACGGCTTCGGAGGCTTGGGTCGTATCGAATAGCGGATATACCGCGGCAGCCTATGACTTGGCCCGGTCAAACGGAGTGAGGCTGATCAACCGCGAAGCGCTGATTGAGATGATACTGGTCATGAACCCGGGAGCTGTGCCTGCCGCAAAGGCTGTTATTGCTGAGGTTACGGCAGATGAATTCACGTGCCCGAAATGCGGCAGCAAGCTGGTTCTGCGCAGAGGTCCAAGAGGAGAATTCTATGGCTGCAGCAGCTATCCGACATGCCGGCATATTAAGCCGATAAAGGCAGTATAG
- a CDS encoding GNAT family N-acetyltransferase, with product MIIRTFAEQDTTQIVALFYGTVHSVNKQDYSQEQLNAWASYEDESKRLSTWKDALSRNICYVVESNGEIAGFADMTLEGYLDRLFVHKEYQRQGIAKALVNTLEAEARRLDLTEIRTEASITAKPFFEQAGFEVIRQQVVERRGVKLGNYFMVKSLR from the coding sequence ATGATAATCAGAACATTCGCCGAGCAGGACACCACACAGATCGTCGCTCTTTTTTACGGAACAGTGCATTCAGTGAACAAACAGGATTACTCGCAGGAACAGCTCAACGCCTGGGCTTCGTATGAGGATGAGAGCAAGCGGCTTAGCACGTGGAAAGATGCTCTGAGCCGTAATATTTGCTATGTTGTGGAGAGTAATGGCGAAATCGCCGGGTTTGCAGATATGACGCTTGAAGGGTATTTGGACAGGCTGTTTGTACATAAGGAATATCAGCGGCAGGGAATTGCTAAGGCACTGGTGAATACCCTGGAGGCGGAGGCGCGCAGACTGGATTTGACTGAGATCCGTACAGAAGCGAGTATTACGGCGAAGCCTTTTTTTGAACAAGCAGGTTTTGAGGTGATCCGGCAGCAGGTTGTGGAACGCAGGGGTGTGAAGCTTGGGAATTATTTTATGGTGAAAAGCTTGCGCTGA